The following coding sequences are from one Epilithonimonas vandammei window:
- the purB gene encoding adenylosuccinate lyase encodes MNSYKNPLEERYSSEEMLFNFSHNNKFQNWRKLWIALAEIEKDLGLDITDEQIAELKANAENIDYDAAAAYEKKFRHDVMAHVHAYGDVAPSAKGIIHLGATSAFVGDNTDLIQIRDGLLILKKKLVNVMKNLSDFAIQYKDLPTLGFTHFQPAQLTTVGKRATLWLQSLVLDIEELDFFLETLRFRGVKGTTGTAASFLELFNGDYSKVKHLDKELSKRFGFEKVFGVSGQTYDRKIDAKVVALLGNIAQSAHKFTNDLRLLQNLKEIEEPFEKNQIGSSAMAYKRNPMRSERIGALAKYVMSLTTSSAMVASTQWFERTLDDSANKRLTIPQAFLAVDAILLIWNNIMNGIVVYPNRINKHIMEELPFMATEYIIMEEVKAGGDRQEIHEVIRVHSMEASKKVKEEGKENDLIERILNDDSLKLDKSKLKEVLDPKNFIGFAPIQTEEFIANEVQPIIDANSELIGLESDLKV; translated from the coding sequence ATGAATTCCTACAAAAATCCATTGGAAGAGCGCTATTCCAGTGAAGAAATGCTGTTTAATTTCTCGCATAACAACAAGTTCCAAAACTGGAGAAAGCTTTGGATTGCCCTTGCTGAAATAGAAAAAGACCTTGGACTTGACATCACAGACGAGCAAATCGCTGAATTGAAAGCCAATGCAGAAAACATCGATTATGATGCGGCTGCAGCTTACGAGAAAAAATTTCGTCACGATGTGATGGCTCACGTTCACGCTTATGGTGATGTGGCGCCTTCTGCAAAAGGAATTATTCACTTGGGAGCAACTTCGGCGTTTGTAGGCGACAATACAGATTTAATTCAAATCCGTGACGGACTTTTGATCTTAAAGAAAAAGTTGGTGAACGTGATGAAAAATCTTTCGGATTTTGCGATTCAGTATAAAGATCTTCCAACGTTAGGATTTACACACTTCCAACCGGCTCAGTTAACGACGGTTGGAAAAAGAGCAACACTTTGGTTACAGAGTTTGGTTCTTGACATCGAAGAGCTTGATTTCTTCTTAGAAACATTAAGATTTAGAGGTGTAAAAGGAACGACAGGAACTGCTGCAAGTTTCCTGGAACTTTTCAACGGAGATTATTCTAAAGTAAAACACTTAGATAAAGAACTTTCAAAAAGATTCGGTTTCGAAAAAGTTTTTGGCGTTTCCGGGCAGACTTATGACAGAAAAATTGATGCTAAAGTGGTGGCTTTATTGGGAAATATCGCACAATCTGCGCATAAATTCACCAATGATTTGCGTCTACTTCAAAATCTTAAGGAAATTGAGGAGCCATTCGAAAAAAACCAAATCGGTTCATCGGCAATGGCTTACAAACGTAATCCAATGAGAAGCGAAAGAATCGGAGCGTTGGCAAAATACGTAATGTCTTTAACGACAAGTTCTGCAATGGTCGCTTCAACACAATGGTTTGAAAGAACTTTGGACGATTCTGCAAACAAGAGATTAACCATTCCTCAGGCGTTTTTAGCGGTTGATGCAATTCTATTGATTTGGAATAACATTATGAACGGAATCGTTGTTTATCCAAACAGAATCAACAAACATATTATGGAAGAACTTCCTTTTATGGCGACAGAATACATTATTATGGAAGAAGTGAAAGCTGGTGGCGACCGTCAGGAAATCCACGAAGTAATCAGAGTTCACTCGATGGAAGCGTCTAAAAAAGTAAAAGAAGAAGGAAAGGAAAACGACCTTATCGAAAGAATCTTAAATGATGATTCATTGAAATTAGATAAATCAAAATTAAAAGAAGTTCTTGATCCTAAAAACTTCATCGGTTTTGCACCGATTCAGACGGAGGAATTCATTGCCAATGAAGTTCAGCCGATTATTGATGCAAACAGCGAATTGATTGGTTTGGAATCTGACCTGAAAGTATAA
- a CDS encoding AraC family transcriptional regulator, translating into MKKLEIKKNIQKLEDKNLSFRVFELSEENLSQYLKPHKKDHFFILVIEKGKLQLHIEDKIHSLKTGQISVVFPEQVHFTSDLSSDLKGKIILFEEILFCSDILKNELSTYNVNLSTQLNCTILSAEDFEQSVNAIRIIKGIYEHPSLIKKEQARFQIKIFLLGLIESVHGLHPILHKETVDKPIYVRFKKLLNEHYKQYRTVQYYAEELAITPKKLNSITKKHCGETAIQAIHNRILIEIKRQLMFSDLSHKEIAFDLGFNSPSALNKFVKSKLKETPTELQQELAQMYNA; encoded by the coding sequence ATGAAGAAATTGGAAATTAAAAAGAATATTCAAAAATTAGAAGATAAGAATCTATCTTTCCGTGTTTTTGAATTAAGTGAAGAGAATTTAAGCCAATATCTAAAGCCTCATAAAAAAGATCATTTTTTTATCCTTGTGATTGAAAAAGGAAAGTTACAACTCCATATTGAAGATAAAATTCATTCTTTGAAGACCGGACAAATTTCCGTCGTATTTCCAGAGCAGGTTCATTTTACTTCAGATTTAAGCTCAGATTTAAAAGGTAAGATTATCCTTTTTGAAGAAATTTTGTTCTGTTCCGATATTCTGAAAAACGAACTGAGTACTTATAATGTCAATCTTTCCACTCAACTGAATTGTACCATTTTATCTGCCGAAGATTTTGAACAAAGTGTCAATGCGATCAGAATTATTAAAGGAATTTATGAACATCCAAGCTTGATAAAAAAAGAACAAGCGAGATTTCAGATTAAGATTTTTCTTTTAGGTTTGATAGAATCCGTTCACGGTTTGCATCCTATTTTACATAAAGAAACAGTCGACAAACCCATTTATGTTCGGTTTAAAAAGCTTTTGAATGAACATTACAAACAGTACAGAACTGTACAATACTACGCTGAAGAATTAGCTATTACTCCAAAAAAATTAAATTCAATTACTAAAAAACATTGCGGAGAAACGGCGATTCAGGCGATTCATAATAGAATTTTAATTGAAATAAAGCGTCAGTTAATGTTTTCCGACCTTTCTCACAAAGAGATTGCTTTTGATTTAGGATTTAATTCACCTTCTGCCTTAAACAAATTCGTGAAATCAAAATTGAAAGAAACACCTACCGAACTTCAGCAGGAACTGGCGCAAATGTATAACGCATAG
- a CDS encoding iron-containing alcohol dehydrogenase — MSKLFIAGEVFHGAGTLSELANIKGTKAVIVTGGSSMRKSGTLDKAVAYLTEAGIETKIFDGVEEDPSSATCAKGAELMQNFQPDWIIGLGGCSAIDAAKIMWVFYEYPDADFDAMTKPFTVPVLRNKAKFIAIPSTSGTGTETTGLAVITDREKGVKYPIVSYELTPDIAIVDGEICASMPAHVTSNTGLDALTHCVEAYVSNIDNNIADALSKGGLEIVFDNLKEAVENPNNIVARQNMHDASFMAGLAFNNAWLGIVHSLSHQVGALYGIPHGASNAIFLPNVIRYNAQATNRFPDLARVIGKETAEDLAQAIETLRSEVNNQSAIKEFGISREDWDKNLDYIANNALVDPCTGFNPRVPTLDELKAIYNACYEGLVYAEESVTA; from the coding sequence ATGAGCAAATTATTTATTGCAGGAGAGGTTTTCCACGGAGCTGGAACTCTTTCTGAATTAGCAAATATCAAAGGGACAAAAGCGGTAATCGTAACTGGCGGAAGCTCCATGAGAAAGAGCGGAACGCTGGATAAAGCGGTTGCTTACCTTACTGAAGCTGGAATCGAAACTAAGATCTTCGATGGTGTGGAAGAAGATCCTTCATCTGCAACGTGTGCAAAAGGAGCTGAATTGATGCAAAATTTCCAACCAGACTGGATTATCGGTTTGGGAGGTTGTTCAGCAATTGATGCGGCAAAAATTATGTGGGTTTTCTATGAATATCCTGATGCAGATTTCGATGCGATGACCAAGCCATTCACGGTTCCGGTTTTAAGAAACAAAGCAAAATTTATCGCAATCCCTTCTACAAGCGGAACAGGAACTGAAACTACTGGTCTTGCAGTAATTACTGACAGAGAAAAAGGCGTAAAATATCCTATCGTTTCTTACGAATTGACTCCGGATATTGCAATTGTTGACGGTGAAATCTGTGCTTCAATGCCGGCTCACGTTACATCAAATACTGGTCTTGATGCTTTGACTCACTGTGTGGAAGCTTACGTTTCCAATATCGATAACAATATCGCTGATGCACTTTCTAAAGGTGGATTGGAGATTGTTTTTGATAATTTGAAAGAAGCGGTAGAAAATCCGAACAATATTGTAGCACGTCAGAATATGCACGATGCATCATTTATGGCAGGTTTAGCGTTCAACAATGCTTGGTTGGGAATCGTTCACTCTTTATCTCATCAGGTTGGGGCTTTGTACGGAATTCCACACGGAGCTTCTAATGCGATTTTCCTTCCGAATGTGATTCGTTATAATGCTCAAGCAACAAATCGTTTTCCTGATTTGGCAAGAGTAATTGGTAAAGAAACTGCTGAAGATTTGGCTCAGGCTATTGAAACTTTACGTTCTGAAGTTAATAATCAATCAGCAATCAAAGAATTTGGAATTTCCAGAGAAGATTGGGATAAGAATCTTGATTATATTGCAAACAATGCTTTGGTAGATCCTTGTACAGGTTTCAACCCAAGAGTTCCGACTTTGGATGAGTTGAAAGCAATTTACAATGCTTGCTACGAAGGTCTTGTTTATGCTGAAGAGAGTGTAACAGCTTAA
- the apaG gene encoding Co2+/Mg2+ efflux protein ApaG, whose amino-acid sequence MVSKITSEIKVSVTTEYDNFNSYPSENRFVFKYHIEIQNLGSKTVKLLSRRWMIYDLGFGFTEVEGAGVIGLTPILESGESFSYFSNVILKSGVGNMEGSYLFESFGKPDLCVEIPKFNLVSEVLSN is encoded by the coding sequence ATGGTGTCAAAAATTACATCAGAAATCAAAGTCAGTGTTACTACAGAATATGACAACTTTAATAGTTATCCTTCTGAAAATCGATTCGTTTTCAAATATCACATTGAGATTCAAAATCTTGGAAGTAAAACAGTGAAGCTTCTTAGCAGAAGATGGATGATTTATGACCTTGGCTTTGGATTTACTGAGGTTGAAGGTGCTGGTGTAATTGGTTTGACTCCAATACTTGAGTCAGGAGAAAGTTTCAGCTATTTCTCCAATGTGATTCTGAAATCTGGCGTCGGAAATATGGAAGGCTCTTATTTATTTGAAAGTTTTGGAAAGCCCGACTTATGTGTTGAAATTCCGAAATTCAACTTAGTTTCTGAGGTTTTGAGTAATTGA
- a CDS encoding 3'-5' exonuclease codes for MDFIALDFETATHERNSACELGICIVENGKIKETKSWLIKPPSYPYFNHHNIAVHGINPEDVKHSPTFADVWYEVEKLMYGNLMIAHNASFDASVLRSCLDHYGFFKPNMNYLCSIGVAKKAWKDLKSYGLKNLAEYHQIKFNHHRADADAEVCAKISLLSFERLMVTNNEDVNSVFGKRFKML; via the coding sequence ATGGATTTTATAGCGCTCGATTTTGAAACAGCCACGCACGAAAGAAACTCTGCTTGCGAATTGGGAATTTGTATTGTAGAAAATGGGAAGATCAAGGAAACTAAATCCTGGTTGATAAAACCACCCTCCTATCCTTATTTTAATCATCATAATATAGCGGTTCACGGTATCAATCCAGAAGATGTGAAACACTCTCCTACTTTTGCTGATGTTTGGTACGAAGTCGAAAAGCTGATGTACGGAAATCTTATGATTGCTCATAATGCTTCATTTGATGCCAGTGTTTTAAGAAGTTGTTTGGATCATTATGGTTTCTTTAAACCGAATATGAATTATCTTTGCAGTATTGGAGTTGCTAAAAAAGCATGGAAAGATTTGAAAAGTTATGGCTTAAAAAATTTAGCTGAGTATCATCAGATCAAATTCAACCATCACCGTGCAGATGCAGATGCCGAAGTTTGCGCAAAAATTTCTTTGTTAAGTTTTGAAAGACTGATGGTTACAAATAATGAAGATGTAAATTCTGTTTTTGGAAAACGCTTTAAAATGCTTTAA